Part of the Methanobacterium spitsbergense genome, TAATTTCATTTCCTGTGGAAATCCTAAATGTGAGATAACTACAATTAGATCTACTTTTTCATCATTTCGTAATTTTTTTATATAGTATGGTAATTCTTCATTACCCATGGTGAAGTATATTCCTTTGCTGAAGTTTGATGGCATGACTTTATCGACTATAGTTGCTGCAATACCAATAATTCCTATCTTCAGTTTACCTATTTCTTTAATTATCCATGGTTCAAATAAAAGCTCATTATTGGACTCATTATAACAGTTAATAGCTAACAGGGGATAATTCAATTTTTTTGTTAGTTTTTTTAAATGTTCAGGACCATATGCAAATTCCCAGTGTGCTGTCATGGCGTCGAAATCCAAATAATTCAAAATAGGGATTAATGCTTCGCCTTTGGTTTTCACTGCAGCATAAGTACCGTGAATGGTATCTCCACAATCAAAAACTAATGTCTTATTGGGATTTTCAGCTCTAATTTGATTAAATATGGTAGCAATTCTTGCGTAACCACCTGCTAACTTATATTTAGCATGATCACCATCCCAGAATAATTCTTGATGAATATCGAGATAAGCATGGCTATCATTCATTTGTAGAATAGTTAAATTTTCCTCTAACATTTACATTCCCCATAATACTATCTCACTCATCTCTAATTATTTTTTCTACAAATTAAGTTAGAAAATATCGATAACTCCATAAAGATAACATTATTTATGATGTATAATTTTTTCATTTAATACTGCCTATTTTATATAATTATAATTTTATATTAATGAAATTTTTATTTTAATTGGATAAAAACGAATAATATTTAAATAGAACCCTCAGATAATAGGAAATATACCTTTAAGTTTTTAATCTAAAAAAAATGACATTTATAATAGATTTTGAGATGGTTTGATTTGGATAAACTCATATCTAACTTAGAACATAATAATTAATGATTTTCATGAAGCGGATTCTGTGGTATTTGATAGCTGGAAGTAGAGGTGGGACTAATAGGGCTAGAATAATTGAAGCTCTTCATGATAGGCCTTACAATGTTAATCAACTTTCTTTAGAACTTGATCTGGATTATAAAACTATTCAACATCATATCAAGATCTTGAAAGACCACAATATTCTTGTTAATTCTAGTGGCGAGAAAAAATATGGGGAAATGATATTTTTAACGAATCGTATGGAAGAAAATTACCCCATATTCCTTGAAATTCAAAGTAAAATGAAAAAATAAAAAAATATATTCGATGGTTGAGGTGATTGAAATGCAAGTAGGAGGACAAGGATATCAGGGAGGAAATGGAACGGGAGAGGGATTAGGAAAAGGTCTAGGAATGCAACTAGCAAACTCCCAAATTATCACAATTGATATTATCATAGGAATTGGAAACATATGCCTCTTAATCATCTTATTATACATGTACATTGGAAGTTATAGAGATTTCAAATCGAAATTTACCTTCGGACTTCTAGCTTTTGCCCTCTTACTACTTCTACAAAACCTACTATTTACTGGATTTCTTCTAACATATCAAAGTTTTAGAGGTCCAGGCATGGGTACTCCAATCTTCTTTTTAAATATAATAGAATTTTTTGCACTTTCAATCCTTATCTGGGTTACTTGGGAATGATCTGGTACAAATCTGGGTGAAAACTCGGAATATTCATTTATATGCTCTAAGACAATCTTTAGTCACCCAAGAAAATGGAGGTGAAAATTGTGAAAAAAGCAGCCCTAATTTGTG contains:
- a CDS encoding ArsR/SmtB family transcription factor, with product MKRILWYLIAGSRGGTNRARIIEALHDRPYNVNQLSLELDLDYKTIQHHIKILKDHNILVNSSGEKKYGEMIFLTNRMEENYPIFLEIQSKMKK